A part of Desulfobacter sp. genomic DNA contains:
- a CDS encoding calcium/sodium antiporter: MLTSLLILIAGLALLYYGSSILVEGAASTAIMFSVRPVIVGLTIVSLATSAPELLVSLVAAIKGSEGISLGNILGSNVINIALVLGASAMIKPVEIKKQVVRIEIPYMIMVSLVFWCLCMDGSINRTDGVVLIVLLFIFLAYGLMTASDKTGSGNSQPIRTSGRIAKNMVYILCGILMLAFGANFVVKEAIEMAQVIGLSQTFIGISVVALGTSLPELATSVVAAARGESDISVGNVVGSNLFNICLVMGVVGLFNPMTVDAGLHWFEFPFMVFVGLVLGGIALKSRGVGKKGGMLFILLFFIYIGVSYFK, from the coding sequence GTGTTAACAAGTCTACTCATCCTTATAGCAGGACTTGCCCTGCTCTATTACGGCTCATCCATCCTGGTGGAGGGCGCCGCCTCAACCGCCATCATGTTTTCTGTCCGTCCCGTTATCGTGGGGCTGACCATCGTTTCCCTGGCCACCTCTGCCCCTGAATTGCTGGTGAGTCTGGTCGCTGCCATAAAGGGATCGGAAGGTATCTCCCTGGGCAATATTCTTGGATCCAATGTGATCAATATCGCTTTGGTGCTGGGGGCCTCGGCCATGATCAAGCCCGTGGAGATAAAAAAACAGGTCGTCCGCATCGAAATCCCTTATATGATCATGGTTTCCCTGGTCTTCTGGTGCCTGTGCATGGACGGGAGCATCAACCGGACAGACGGGGTGGTCCTCATCGTCCTGCTGTTTATTTTTCTGGCTTACGGACTGATGACGGCCAGTGATAAAACCGGCAGCGGCAACAGCCAGCCCATCCGTACCTCGGGCCGCATCGCCAAAAATATGGTCTATATCCTCTGCGGCATCCTGATGCTGGCCTTTGGTGCGAATTTTGTGGTCAAAGAAGCCATTGAAATGGCCCAGGTCATCGGCCTTTCCCAGACCTTCATCGGTATTTCCGTGGTGGCCCTTGGGACCTCCTTGCCTGAACTTGCGACCTCCGTGGTGGCCGCCGCCCGTGGTGAAAGTGATATTTCAGTAGGGAATGTGGTCGGATCAAACCTGTTCAACATCTGTCTGGTAATGGGGGTGGTGGGGCTGTTCAATCCCATGACCGTGGATGCCGGGCTGCACTGGTTTGAATTCCCATTTATGGTGTTTGTGGGGCTGGTGCTGGGAGGGATCGCTCTGAAATCCAGGGGAGTCGGCAAAAAGGGGGGCATGCTTTTCATTCTCCTGTTTTTCATTTATATCGGTGTCTCCTACTTTAAATAG
- a CDS encoding branched-chain amino acid ABC transporter permease has translation MESIIDILQYIVQNLINAAQRGSFYAVISIGYSMVYGVLMLFNFAHGDIFMVGTYIGFGIATLFLAIFAGLLPGPLIFLSTVVVTMFLASWIGVLVEVAGYRPLREAPRASAAITGLMIGIIFETGILILLGAKRLSFPPLMESVTYHIGGVYFTNVKAMIIILSLLLMLALHGFIQKTKWGMAMRAMSYDFLAVPLMGVSINIIAPLTFAVGAGLASVAGILYGQAYPILDPYMGVIIGWKAFVAAILGGRGSIKGAALAGYLLGFIEIFVATIFPSTLRDLIAYSIILVILTFRPRGFFGMEHSTKLRL, from the coding sequence ATGGAATCTATAATTGATATTCTGCAGTATATTGTGCAGAACCTGATCAATGCCGCCCAGCGGGGCAGTTTCTATGCGGTGATCTCCATCGGGTATTCCATGGTATACGGCGTGCTCATGCTGTTCAACTTTGCCCATGGCGATATCTTCATGGTGGGCACCTATATCGGTTTCGGCATCGCCACCCTTTTTCTGGCCATATTTGCCGGGCTGCTGCCCGGGCCCCTGATCTTTCTGTCCACGGTGGTGGTGACCATGTTCCTGGCCTCATGGATCGGTGTACTGGTCGAGGTGGCCGGATACCGCCCACTGCGCGAAGCCCCCAGGGCATCGGCAGCCATTACAGGACTGATGATCGGTATTATTTTCGAGACCGGCATTCTCATCCTGTTGGGGGCCAAGCGCCTGAGCTTTCCGCCCCTCATGGAATCGGTGACCTATCATATCGGCGGGGTGTACTTCACCAATGTGAAGGCCATGATTATCATTCTTTCCCTGCTGCTCATGCTGGCCCTCCACGGTTTCATTCAAAAGACCAAATGGGGCATGGCCATGCGGGCCATGTCCTATGATTTTCTTGCGGTGCCCCTTATGGGGGTCTCCATTAATATCATCGCACCATTGACTTTTGCTGTGGGGGCAGGCCTGGCTTCTGTCGCCGGCATTCTGTACGGCCAGGCCTATCCCATCCTTGATCCCTATATGGGGGTGATTATCGGGTGGAAGGCATTCGTGGCCGCCATCCTGGGCGGCCGGGGCTCTATCAAGGGGGCTGCCCTGGCCGGATACCTGCTGGGCTTCATAGAGATTTTTGTGGCCACCATTTTTCCATCCACCCTCCGGGATCTCATTGCTTATTCGATTATCCTGGTGATTCTGACCTTCAGACCCAGGGGCTTTTTCGGCATGGAGCACAGCACCAAGCTGAGGTTGTGA
- a CDS encoding response regulator, whose amino-acid sequence MADPKRLLIVDDNEDILSTFYEFFNSLGYEVKTAVDGFAALKILRDKPDHFDCLITDLVMPNISGVGLISIVKKEFPNLKIIAMTGYGDQPGALASEAEADIVLFKPIDLFKIEENVSGLLGQQKE is encoded by the coding sequence ATGGCAGATCCCAAGCGATTATTAATCGTTGATGACAACGAAGATATTTTGTCAACCTTCTACGAATTCTTCAATTCCCTGGGATATGAAGTCAAAACGGCCGTGGACGGGTTTGCCGCTCTTAAAATCCTGAGGGATAAGCCTGACCATTTTGACTGTTTGATTACCGATCTGGTCATGCCCAATATCAGCGGCGTGGGATTGATCTCAATCGTCAAAAAAGAATTCCCCAACCTTAAGATTATCGCCATGACCGGTTACGGTGACCAGCCCGGTGCGCTTGCTTCTGAAGCCGAGGCTGATATCGTTCTGTTCAAACCCATTGACCTGTTTAAAATTGAAGAGAACGTGTCCGGGCTTCTCGGACAGCAAAAGGAATAA
- a CDS encoding sigma-54-dependent Fis family transcriptional regulator, giving the protein MTKPTSTPLIGVSKSMLKIKELINHVANTCLNVLITGETGVGKEVVAQSLYTESPRASKNFVKINCAALPETLLESELYGYEKGAFTGAHKKRPGKFLTADKGVLFLDEIGDMPLSLQSKMLHVLQSGEFSPLGSDEDFKTDVWVIAATNQNLEDSIKNKEFREDLFYRLNIIKIDIPPLRERKEDIPALVEYYCRLYKSEYPNSQGSKPDSDTMARLCAYPWPGNVRQLQNCIKKQLVLNSWDKIFEELPRESSRDAFVDSPAVQAAPPNPYHNEVNHERLNIISEFVDLSTSSEKLFEDISLKKIKKMASDKVEKEVITFVLEKVGWNRSRAAKILKVSYKTLLYKMSEFKVSPPVK; this is encoded by the coding sequence ATGACTAAACCTACGAGTACACCTCTTATCGGCGTCAGCAAGTCCATGCTCAAGATCAAGGAACTGATCAACCATGTGGCCAACACCTGCCTCAATGTACTGATTACGGGCGAAACCGGCGTAGGCAAAGAAGTGGTTGCCCAAAGCCTTTATACCGAGTCGCCCAGGGCGTCCAAAAATTTCGTAAAAATTAATTGTGCGGCCCTGCCGGAGACCCTTCTGGAATCCGAACTTTACGGATATGAAAAGGGCGCTTTCACCGGTGCCCATAAAAAACGGCCCGGTAAATTCCTCACCGCAGACAAGGGGGTTCTTTTTCTGGATGAGATCGGCGATATGCCCCTGTCGCTCCAGTCTAAAATGCTCCATGTCCTCCAGAGCGGAGAATTCTCCCCCCTGGGATCTGATGAAGACTTTAAAACCGATGTATGGGTGATCGCCGCCACCAACCAAAACCTGGAAGACAGCATCAAAAACAAGGAATTCAGGGAAGACCTCTTCTACCGGCTGAACATCATCAAGATCGATATCCCTCCCCTGCGCGAACGTAAAGAGGATATTCCGGCCCTGGTGGAATATTACTGCCGGCTGTACAAATCCGAATATCCCAACAGCCAGGGCAGCAAGCCTGATTCCGATACCATGGCCCGGCTTTGCGCCTATCCATGGCCCGGAAATGTCCGCCAGCTGCAGAATTGCATCAAAAAACAACTGGTGCTCAATTCCTGGGATAAAATTTTTGAGGAACTGCCACGGGAATCTTCCCGCGATGCTTTTGTAGACAGCCCAGCTGTCCAGGCCGCACCGCCCAATCCCTACCACAATGAAGTCAACCATGAACGGCTGAACATCATATCGGAATTCGTGGATCTTTCCACCAGTTCTGAAAAATTGTTTGAGGATATTTCCCTTAAAAAAATCAAGAAAATGGCCTCAGACAAGGTGGAGAAAGAAGTGATCACCTTTGTCCTTGAAAAGGTGGGCTGGAACCGTTCCAGGGCGGCCAAAATCCTCAAGGTCAGCTATAAGACACTGCTCTACAAAATGAGTGAATTCAAGGTGAGCCCGCCGGTGAAATAA
- a CDS encoding protein GlmU — translation MTQKLLTKLIEKGVKIPNPETVYISRDVDPDRISGNGVTLFSGTKLTGPRTLIADNASIGYEAPATLENTVVGPDTRLHGGYFQDTVCVGRNVFGSNAHVRKGTILEEEANAAHTVGLKQTILFPFVTLGSLINFCDCLMAGGTSRRNHSEVGSSFIHFNYTPNQDKATPSMMGNIHQGVMLNQPPVFMGGQGGLVGPARIGFGCISAAGSIIRKSEERPGRLIMGGALKNGSMPWQTGVYTQPEKILDMNLGYIAGLFALKAWYTHVRPLFKTDFYAGQIIQGLQENLELCIKERISRLTAFGEKLSLSRDILAHKKKGQGALDAHDRVLGILSEAKSRLILEKDFLSPDTTGEVCIRAVENNISRLGKEYIAAIQELPLEASNAGSAWLKSIETAIINRIKQD, via the coding sequence ATGACTCAAAAATTACTCACCAAACTCATTGAAAAAGGGGTGAAGATTCCAAATCCCGAAACCGTTTATATCAGCAGAGATGTTGATCCGGACCGGATATCTGGAAATGGTGTCACCCTGTTCAGCGGAACCAAACTCACAGGCCCGCGCACCTTGATAGCGGACAACGCCAGCATCGGATACGAGGCGCCGGCCACCCTGGAAAACACCGTGGTTGGGCCGGATACCAGACTCCACGGCGGATATTTCCAGGATACGGTATGTGTGGGCCGAAATGTATTCGGTTCCAACGCACATGTTCGCAAAGGCACCATTCTGGAAGAAGAGGCCAATGCCGCCCATACAGTCGGGCTTAAGCAAACCATTTTGTTTCCCTTTGTCACCCTTGGCAGCCTGATCAATTTCTGCGACTGCCTCATGGCCGGAGGGACCAGCCGGAGAAACCATTCCGAAGTCGGCTCATCTTTTATCCACTTTAATTATACCCCCAACCAGGACAAGGCCACCCCCTCCATGATGGGGAATATCCACCAGGGGGTTATGCTCAACCAGCCGCCGGTTTTTATGGGCGGCCAGGGCGGGCTTGTGGGGCCTGCCCGGATCGGATTCGGATGCATCTCGGCGGCCGGTTCCATTATACGGAAAAGCGAAGAGCGGCCAGGCCGGTTGATCATGGGCGGCGCCTTGAAAAACGGGTCCATGCCCTGGCAGACAGGTGTATATACCCAGCCGGAAAAAATCCTGGATATGAATCTTGGCTACATTGCCGGCCTCTTTGCCCTTAAGGCCTGGTATACACATGTCAGACCCCTGTTTAAAACGGATTTTTACGCCGGGCAGATAATTCAAGGACTCCAGGAGAATTTGGAACTCTGTATTAAGGAACGGATTTCACGCCTGACGGCCTTCGGGGAAAAACTGAGCCTGTCAAGGGATATCCTGGCCCATAAAAAGAAGGGGCAGGGGGCATTGGATGCCCACGACAGGGTGCTGGGCATATTGTCAGAGGCCAAATCCCGGCTTATACTGGAAAAAGATTTTCTTTCTCCTGACACCACCGGAGAAGTCTGCATCAGAGCCGTAGAAAATAACATTTCCCGGCTGGGCAAAGAGTATATTGCCGCAATCCAGGAACTGCCTCTTGAGGCGTCCAATGCAGGATCGGCCTGGCTCAAAAGTATTGAAACAGCAATTATAAACCGCATCAAACAGGATTAG
- a CDS encoding ketoacyl-ACP synthase III, protein MKKSIIKGTGKYVPPHIVTNEDLTEFMDTSDEWIRQRTGIRQRHWITEEDACGSSDLGTKAAEMALENAGWTAQDLDFIIFATLSPDIMFPGGGCLLARNLGLDATPALDIRQQCTGFLYGFATADAYIKSGLASKILLVGAEVHSSGLDKTTRGRDVSVIFGDGAAALCIEAEETDDNIGLIASALHADGNFADALKTELPASNLFKRMPEDVPMDDPRYFPYMDGPAIFKKAVRMLPKVTQEVLTKAGLTLEDIDLVIPHQANKRINQAYGQFLKLPESKIFHNIEKYGNTTAASIPLALHEAVEEGRTGKSGDLVLFVGLGAGLTWGASLYKFP, encoded by the coding sequence ATGAAAAAATCGATTATAAAAGGTACGGGCAAATATGTTCCGCCGCACATCGTGACCAATGAAGATCTTACTGAATTCATGGACACTTCGGACGAATGGATCCGGCAGCGGACAGGTATCCGGCAACGGCATTGGATCACCGAAGAAGATGCCTGCGGTTCCTCGGACCTGGGGACCAAAGCGGCTGAAATGGCTCTTGAAAATGCCGGATGGACCGCCCAGGACCTTGATTTCATCATTTTTGCCACGCTGAGCCCTGACATCATGTTTCCCGGCGGCGGATGCCTCCTGGCCCGCAATCTCGGCCTTGACGCCACACCGGCCCTGGATATCCGCCAGCAGTGCACAGGTTTTCTCTACGGCTTTGCCACGGCCGACGCCTATATTAAATCCGGGCTGGCATCAAAAATCCTGCTGGTGGGAGCGGAAGTTCACTCCTCCGGCCTGGACAAAACCACCAGGGGCCGGGATGTCAGCGTTATCTTCGGTGACGGGGCTGCAGCCCTGTGCATTGAGGCCGAAGAGACAGATGACAATATCGGTCTGATTGCATCTGCCCTTCATGCGGACGGCAACTTTGCCGATGCCCTGAAAACCGAACTGCCGGCCTCCAACCTGTTTAAACGGATGCCCGAAGACGTACCCATGGACGACCCCCGGTACTTTCCCTACATGGACGGCCCGGCCATATTTAAAAAGGCCGTTCGCATGCTGCCCAAGGTCACCCAGGAAGTTTTGACGAAGGCCGGGCTGACACTGGAGGACATCGACCTTGTCATTCCCCACCAGGCCAACAAACGGATCAATCAGGCCTACGGCCAATTTTTGAAACTGCCGGAAAGCAAGATTTTCCATAATATTGAGAAATACGGCAATACCACTGCTGCCAGCATCCCCCTGGCTCTCCATGAAGCCGTTGAAGAGGGAAGAACGGGCAAAAGCGGAGACCTGGTGCTCTTTGTGGGGCTGGGTGCCGGCCTGACATGGGGAGCCTCCCTCTACAAATTCCCTTAG
- a CDS encoding glucose-6-phosphate isomerase, producing the protein MDHPGLLLSGHPGMDKHNRQLTEKAAAFSKQNLHLRKLVKQPGRFKQFSLSMDNSGATKGLFFDFSRQRLDTETLDRLREAAATANALARFSAMASGERVNTTENRAALHTAARGSGTGDLCLGEMDVRREIEQVQSRIRNFCRDIRSGALKGTTGRPFTHAVVVGIGGSYLGCEFVYRAMARQDETGEHPIELHFLPNVDIDNFASVIREINPETTLWIIISKSYTTTETMANLNQALSFLHTRGLSPRDHLVTVTAKGSPGDDPSNPVLASFHMFDFIGGRYSVSSAVGGVPLGLAFGWDAFSRFLDGCRAMDEHTLTAPPESNIPLTAALVSIWNTLFLNYPAQGIIPYASRLSKLAPHVQQLYMESMGKSVSSQGLHLTRPAGTIIFGEPGTNAQHSFFQLAHQGPAFPIDFIGVVRPGFKGEQALSKGVTNHQELWANLLAQAKALATGQDHKNPARQFEGNRPSSIISLDDLSPESIGMLLSFYEARTVLEGFILGINPFDQFGVELGKTMAGDLRQKMAAANENKDYRFKGIDDGERFYLDRLFASE; encoded by the coding sequence ATGGATCATCCCGGCCTGCTCCTTTCCGGTCATCCCGGCATGGACAAACACAATCGTCAACTGACTGAAAAGGCAGCGGCCTTTTCAAAACAAAACCTGCATCTCAGGAAGCTGGTCAAGCAGCCAGGGCGCTTTAAGCAATTTTCACTGTCCATGGATAATTCCGGGGCAACAAAGGGGCTTTTCTTTGATTTTTCCCGCCAGCGGCTGGACACGGAAACGCTGGACCGGCTCAGGGAGGCGGCTGCTACGGCCAATGCTCTGGCCCGGTTTTCAGCCATGGCTTCAGGCGAACGGGTTAATACCACTGAGAACCGTGCGGCCCTGCATACGGCAGCCAGGGGCTCCGGCACGGGGGATCTTTGCCTGGGGGAAATGGATGTGCGCCGGGAAATTGAACAGGTTCAAAGCCGGATCCGCAATTTTTGCAGGGACATCCGATCCGGGGCCCTGAAAGGCACCACCGGCCGCCCCTTTACCCATGCGGTGGTGGTGGGCATCGGCGGTTCCTACCTTGGATGTGAATTTGTTTACAGGGCCATGGCCCGTCAGGATGAAACCGGGGAGCACCCTATTGAACTGCATTTTCTCCCCAATGTGGATATCGATAATTTTGCTTCGGTGATCCGTGAGATCAATCCGGAGACCACCCTCTGGATTATCATTTCAAAATCCTATACCACCACCGAAACCATGGCCAACCTCAACCAGGCCCTTTCCTTTCTCCATACCCGGGGACTGAGCCCCAGGGACCATCTGGTGACGGTCACGGCCAAGGGCAGTCCCGGGGATGATCCTTCAAATCCGGTCCTGGCAAGCTTTCACATGTTTGATTTCATCGGGGGGCGGTATTCGGTCTCCTCTGCCGTTGGCGGGGTGCCCCTGGGGCTGGCCTTCGGGTGGGATGCCTTTTCCAGGTTTCTGGACGGCTGCCGCGCCATGGATGAGCATACCCTCACGGCACCGCCAGAATCCAATATCCCCCTTACCGCTGCATTGGTCTCCATCTGGAATACATTGTTTTTAAACTATCCGGCCCAGGGAATCATTCCGTATGCATCCAGGCTGTCCAAGCTTGCCCCCCATGTTCAGCAGCTTTACATGGAAAGCATGGGTAAGTCCGTATCTTCACAGGGGCTTCACCTGACCCGGCCGGCCGGCACCATTATTTTCGGGGAACCCGGCACCAATGCCCAGCATTCGTTTTTCCAACTGGCCCACCAGGGCCCGGCATTCCCCATCGATTTTATCGGGGTGGTTCGACCGGGCTTTAAAGGGGAGCAGGCGTTGTCCAAAGGGGTGACCAACCACCAGGAACTCTGGGCCAATCTCCTGGCCCAGGCAAAGGCCCTGGCCACCGGGCAGGACCACAAAAATCCCGCCCGCCAGTTTGAGGGCAACCGCCCCTCTTCCATCATCTCCCTTGATGACCTTTCACCTGAAAGTATCGGAATGCTGCTTTCTTTTTACGAGGCCAGAACCGTGCTTGAGGGGTTCATTTTAGGCATTAACCCCTTTGATCAGTTCGGAGTGGAACTGGGAAAGACCATGGCCGGCGACCTGAGACAAAAAATGGCCGCTGCCAATGAAAATAAGGATTATCGGTTCAAGGGCATTGACGACGGGGAGAGATTTTACCTGGACAGGCTTTTTGCTTCGGAATAA
- a CDS encoding branched-chain amino acid ABC transporter permease, protein MEIARKFKSAFSTVPMLGWMLGILTGVLIEFYWGYDYISYYLGLPKIPVLFGTLIMLKEPMMIPGALGYDLAVYVVPVFLVAKLTSGLTNPLAALLEKLPLALSVLIHLVLFYGILHLWAGINDYRVLVIKLTMISIILTVSINVINGYQGEFSCSHPGFMALGAYVSSIITLVLFANDKIFGAPLLPPEYGPWFFPLALVAGGAAAALGSLAVAIPSFRTRGDYLAIISLAFMFIVKSAVENLHIIGGARGMGGQPDFAPLHVIFIWTILCIWIIHNFVTSIMGKALNTVRDDEAASESMTIKTRKTKMTAFMFGAFWAGVGGGLFAHVLAYINPGMFSINRLAEILAMVYFGGLNSIVGSIVGAVSINVLGEALRPLELFKWIIIPLILIFVMIFRPYGLISFTELNMKKLLRAKTGKGV, encoded by the coding sequence ATGGAAATTGCAAGAAAATTCAAATCAGCATTCTCCACCGTGCCCATGCTGGGGTGGATGCTGGGCATTCTCACCGGGGTTCTAATCGAGTTTTACTGGGGGTATGATTATATCTCCTATTACCTGGGACTGCCAAAAATTCCAGTCCTCTTCGGCACCCTGATCATGCTTAAGGAGCCGATGATGATACCCGGTGCCCTGGGGTACGACCTGGCCGTCTATGTGGTGCCGGTATTTCTGGTGGCAAAATTAACCTCGGGACTGACCAATCCGCTGGCCGCACTGCTGGAGAAGCTTCCGCTGGCCCTGTCGGTGCTCATCCATCTGGTGCTGTTCTACGGTATTCTCCACCTATGGGCCGGGATAAACGATTACCGGGTCCTCGTCATCAAGCTGACCATGATTTCCATCATTCTCACCGTCAGTATCAATGTGATCAACGGCTACCAGGGAGAATTTTCATGCTCCCATCCCGGTTTCATGGCCCTGGGAGCATATGTATCTTCCATTATCACCCTGGTGCTCTTTGCCAATGACAAAATTTTCGGCGCCCCCCTGCTGCCGCCGGAATACGGCCCCTGGTTCTTTCCGCTGGCGCTGGTTGCAGGCGGCGCCGCCGCAGCCCTGGGGTCCCTGGCCGTGGCCATTCCTTCTTTCCGGACCCGGGGGGATTACCTGGCCATTATTTCACTGGCCTTCATGTTCATCGTCAAATCGGCGGTGGAAAATCTCCACATCATCGGCGGGGCCCGGGGCATGGGCGGCCAGCCTGATTTTGCCCCCCTCCACGTGATCTTTATCTGGACCATACTCTGCATCTGGATCATCCATAATTTTGTCACTTCCATCATGGGGAAAGCCCTGAACACGGTGAGGGACGACGAGGCCGCCTCGGAATCCATGACCATCAAAACCCGGAAAACCAAAATGACCGCCTTCATGTTCGGTGCATTCTGGGCGGGAGTCGGCGGGGGGCTGTTTGCCCATGTACTGGCCTATATCAACCCGGGCATGTTCAGCATCAACCGCCTGGCCGAAATTCTGGCCATGGTATATTTCGGCGGACTCAACTCCATTGTAGGGTCCATTGTGGGGGCGGTTTCCATCAATGTTCTGGGCGAAGCGTTGCGGCCACTGGAATTATTCAAGTGGATCATCATCCCTCTCATCCTGATTTTTGTCATGATTTTCAGACCCTACGGTTTGATTTCTTTTACAGAACTGAATATGAAAAAGCTGCTTCGGGCGAAAACCGGTAAAGGAGTGTGA
- a CDS encoding ABC transporter substrate-binding protein — MRKIALFLIAVLALAMVFTPAAFSARKTIIKIGINAPLTGDIPKVGEGSKYAAMLWLEDVEKAGGLEVGGKKYQVELVIEDNESKAESAVKANTKMITQDDVLAIIGPQSSKQAVPAGEVANKYKTVMISPWSTNPNTTMDRPYVFRGCFLDPFQGPVVANFITEEFGFTKAAVLYDVASDYPKGLAEVFKAAWEKKHGPDSIVAYESFTTKDTDFSSQLTKIVKSGAQVLFTPQYYNEVPLIVSQAKDLGWTGPIVGSDSWGSAETVELCGKNCYGLFFSSHYAAAGAKGATKAFIDRYEKSYGYIPDDVAALTWDALKLAEQAIQDAGKISGRVNKDRAAVRDALAKIKNFAGITGNMTFTEEGDPIKCAVIVRINDKGEYEFYKSSCP; from the coding sequence ATGCGGAAGATCGCCCTGTTTTTAATCGCAGTTCTTGCACTGGCAATGGTATTCACACCAGCGGCATTCAGCGCCAGGAAAACCATCATCAAAATCGGCATTAACGCCCCCTTAACCGGAGACATCCCCAAGGTCGGCGAAGGCTCCAAGTACGCCGCCATGCTGTGGCTTGAGGATGTTGAAAAGGCCGGCGGACTTGAAGTCGGTGGAAAAAAATACCAGGTCGAACTGGTCATCGAAGACAATGAGTCCAAGGCAGAATCCGCAGTGAAGGCCAATACAAAGATGATCACCCAGGACGATGTTCTGGCCATTATCGGCCCGCAGTCCTCCAAACAGGCCGTTCCGGCCGGTGAAGTGGCCAACAAATATAAAACCGTGATGATCTCCCCCTGGTCCACCAATCCCAATACCACCATGGACCGGCCCTATGTATTCAGGGGCTGTTTTCTGGATCCTTTCCAGGGACCTGTTGTGGCAAATTTCATCACCGAAGAATTCGGTTTCACAAAAGCCGCCGTTCTCTACGATGTGGCCTCCGACTACCCCAAAGGCCTGGCAGAAGTGTTTAAGGCGGCATGGGAGAAAAAACATGGTCCCGATTCAATCGTGGCCTATGAAAGCTTTACCACCAAAGATACGGATTTTTCATCCCAGTTGACCAAAATTGTGAAATCAGGCGCCCAGGTTCTTTTTACGCCTCAATATTACAACGAGGTGCCCCTGATCGTCAGCCAGGCCAAGGATCTGGGCTGGACCGGCCCCATTGTCGGGTCGGACTCCTGGGGATCTGCCGAAACGGTTGAACTCTGCGGCAAGAACTGCTACGGTCTCTTTTTCTCCTCCCATTATGCGGCCGCCGGTGCCAAAGGCGCAACCAAGGCCTTTATCGACCGCTATGAAAAGAGCTACGGGTATATACCCGATGATGTCGCCGCCCTGACATGGGACGCCCTGAAGCTGGCGGAACAGGCCATCCAGGATGCGGGTAAAATCAGCGGACGGGTGAATAAAGACCGTGCCGCGGTACGCGACGCCCTGGCCAAAATCAAAAACTTTGCCGGCATCACCGGTAACATGACCTTCACCGAAGAAGGTGATCCCATCAAATGCGCCGTTATCGTAAGGATTAACGATAAGGGCGAATATGAATTCTATAAATCCAGCTGTCCCTGA
- a CDS encoding ABC transporter ATP-binding protein, translating to MSSLLRVKNMTHYFGGLRAVHDYNLDIAPKQITGLIGPNGAGKTTIFNLITGVYTPTEGEITLESKSIIGLETNEIAAKGLGRTFQNLALWRHMSVLDHIKMAHYSQLTYGLFGAFFNTPACRRQEKQVEENAYRLLELFDIKQHADQLVTNLPYGAQRRVEMARAMATDPKILFLDEPTAGMTPDELVQMIRIIRQVHQDFNVAIFLIEHRMKFVMELCQHIQTLVFGEVIAQGPPEEIQNNPDVIEAYLGKEDLT from the coding sequence ATGTCTTCATTGCTCAGGGTCAAGAATATGACCCATTATTTCGGCGGGCTGCGGGCGGTTCACGATTACAATCTGGACATTGCCCCCAAGCAGATCACTGGGCTTATCGGCCCCAACGGCGCCGGTAAAACCACCATTTTCAATCTGATCACCGGCGTCTACACCCCCACCGAGGGGGAAATCACCCTGGAAAGCAAAAGCATCATCGGCCTTGAAACCAACGAGATTGCCGCAAAAGGCCTGGGAAGGACCTTCCAGAACCTGGCTCTCTGGCGTCATATGAGTGTGCTGGACCACATTAAAATGGCCCACTATTCCCAGCTTACCTACGGGCTCTTCGGCGCTTTTTTCAATACCCCGGCCTGCCGCCGCCAGGAAAAGCAGGTGGAGGAAAATGCATACCGCCTTCTTGAACTGTTTGATATCAAACAGCATGCAGACCAATTGGTAACCAACCTGCCCTACGGCGCCCAGCGCAGGGTGGAAATGGCGAGGGCCATGGCCACAGATCCCAAAATCCTTTTCCTGGACGAACCCACCGCCGGCATGACGCCGGACGAACTGGTGCAGATGATCCGGATCATTCGCCAGGTTCACCAGGATTTCAATGTGGCCATATTTCTTATCGAACACCGGATGAAATTCGTCATGGAACTCTGCCAGCATATACAGACCCTGGTGTTTGGGGAAGTTATTGCCCAGGGGCCGCCGGAGGAAATCCAGAACAATCCGGACGTCATTGAAGCCTATCTGGGCAAGGAGGATCTGACCTGA